The following are encoded together in the Vicia villosa cultivar HV-30 ecotype Madison, WI unplaced genomic scaffold, Vvil1.0 ctg.002240F_1_1, whole genome shotgun sequence genome:
- the LOC131638277 gene encoding uncharacterized protein LOC131638277, whose translation MSNFRNTGASIKNLEILMSQIAQQLENPQQPSALPSATITNPKDHNNVSAIIMRSGKAKEVVEESAEEEEPLLEVDMEIKENEVEAEDLVVSEPVTKGKVIKPKPTIKLPFPTRNKKKGQHEKNFEKLLEMFKKLELNIPFLEALEKIPTYAKFMKDTISKRRTIDRDPIILTETCSAILQGMKIPVKKKDRGSVTIPCTIEDWSFKKALIDLGASVSLMSLSILQKVRNW comes from the coding sequence atgaGTAATTTTCGGAACACAGGTGCATCGATTAAGAATCTTGAAATTCTGatgagtcaaatagcacaacaattGGAAAATCCTCAACAACCTAGTGCTCTACCTAGTGCCACGATTACAAATCCCAAAGATCATAATAATGTGAGTGCCATAATCATGAGAAGTGGTAAAGCGAAAGAAGTTGTGGAGGAAAGTGCTGAAGAAGAAGAGCCATTGTTGGAAGTTGATATGGAAATAAAGGAAAATGAGGTAGAAGCTGAAGATTTGGTTGTATCAGAACCTGTGACGAAAGGGAAGGTTATTAAGCCAAAACCGACCATTAAACTTCCCTTCCCtacaagaaataagaagaaggGGCAGCAtgagaaaaattttgaaaaattattggAGATGTTCAAAAAGCTCGAGTTAAATATTCCATTCCTGGAGGCATTGGAGAAAATTCCTACATATGCCAAATTCATGAAAGACACCATCTCAAAGAGAAGAACCATTGATCGTGACCCTATTATTCttactgaaacttgtagtgctattttgcagggtatgaagatcCCGGTGAAAAAGAAGGATCGAGGTTCCGTGACTATTCCTTGCACAATTGAGGATTGGTCATTCAAGAAAGCTCTTATTGATTTAGGagcaagtgtgagtcttatgTCGCTGTCTATTTTACAAAAGGTTAGGAATTGGTAA